One segment of Daphnia magna isolate NIES linkage group LG2, ASM2063170v1.1, whole genome shotgun sequence DNA contains the following:
- the LOC116917516 gene encoding zinc finger protein 813: MPSHRCGDKKPSEDLDSSSSDDNDHGNNDEPSAFKVRLSFSNSYKAGQARLEASPARDSYPPINFCHRHSESSDQMAQTTSTRLPTAFPIPTPNTSWSRRHSSNPAETASPPSRNRSFQCRECGRAFYDGSRLRTHLRIHSGELPFECGLCFKSFISKYRLDRHQLIHSGTRAFRCELCGQTFVTKDKLSRHHVIHTGERLSCDQCDKTFSRRDKLSRHRLTVHFPKAS, from the exons ATGCCCTCTCACCGTTGTGGCGACAAAAAG CCATCTGAAGATCTAGACAGCAGCAGCTCAGATGACAATGATCATGGGAATAATGATGAGCCAAGTGCATTCAAAGTACGGCTTTCTTTTAGCAACAG CTATAAGGCTGGACAAGCCAGATTAGAAGCTTCTCCAGCAAGGGATTCATATCCACCAATAAACTTTTGCCACCGCCACAGCGAAAGCAGCGACCAAATGGCACAGACGACATCAACAAGACTACCAACAGCTTTTCCGATACCAACTCCTAACACTTCTTGGAGCCGACGACATTCATCTAATCCAGCAGAAACTGCATCACCACCTTCGCGCAACCGGTCTTTTCAATGCCGAGAGTGTGGCCGTGCCTTTTACGATGGCAGTCGATTGAGAACTCACCTTCGCATCCATTCCGGAGAGCTTCCCTTTGAATGTGGACTATGCTTTAAGTCCTTCATAAGCAAGTACAGACTTGATCGTCATCAACTTATTCATTCAGGAACAAGAGCTTTTCGATGTGAATTATGTGGCCAGACTTTTGTCACCAAAGACAAACTGAGTCGTCACCACGTCATCCATACCGGCGAACGACTCAGTTGTGACCAATGCGACAAAACCTTTTCCCGTCGTGACAAACTGTCCAGACATCGTTTAACTGTTCATTTCCCTAAGGCCAGCTAA